One Polynucleobacter sp. SHI8 genomic window, AAAAGCTGATGAAGCATCCATGATGATGCCATTCGTCGATCGTTGAATCTCATCGGCAAGTACATTTAATAAAACCTCGGTATCTGAACTTGTATTGATATGACGTCGATCACGGTGAAACATTTCATCACGCAACTTAGCTGCATTCGTTAAATTGCCATTATGAGCGAGAACAAGACCAAAAGGAGCATTCACATAAAAAGGCTGGGCTTCTTCCTCACTACTCGCAGAACCTGCAGTAGGATACCTAACCTGACCGATCCCTGAATTACCTACTAAACCTCGCATATTACGCGTTCGGAACACGTCCCTGACTAAGCCATTCGCTTTGTGCATATGAAAGGAAAAACCGTTATGCGTTGCAATACCTGCCGCATCTTGACCACGATGTTGCAACAGTAGCAAGGCATCATAAATCAGTTGATTGACTGGTTCATTAGCAATAACCCCAACAATTCCGCACATATGATAACTTTCGAAGATTAAGGTACTTGACGAATATCAGTGGCATTTTTTAATTGATTCGCCCAATCTTCTGGCAACCAATTACGTATCAATCCAACAGCCATTTCAATTCCGGGTTTTGTTAAAGCATCTTTCCATTCAGAACTCTTAGGGATATCAGTTAAAGCAAATAAAGTGGACAATACGACAACAATAAGCCCACCTCGAATCGCCCCAAAAAAGGCTCCCAGTAAACGGTCAAAAAAAGATAAACCAATCTTATTTACTAAACTGCTAAATAGACTTGAAATAATTTTAGACAAAATTAATATTGCTACAAAAACTCCAATAAATGCTAAAGCGTGTTGACCTGTGATTCCACCGGGAACTGAAGTTAACCACTTTGTCGCTATCACGCCTGAAAAGTGATAAGCAACGTACATTGCTACAGCAAAACCAGCAAATGAAAAAGCTTCACGAATAAACCCACGTACCAAACCTAATATTGCTGAAAAAGCAATAATCCCTATAACAATAAAATCAATGGTTGTGAAGGCAAAGGTATTCATCATTGAGGAGTTTTCATTTCAATGATTTTGGGTGTTACTTCAAGCTCAGCCATCTTTTTAACTGCGGCTTGAGCA contains:
- a CDS encoding CvpA family protein, producing the protein MMNTFAFTTIDFIVIGIIAFSAILGLVRGFIREAFSFAGFAVAMYVAYHFSGVIATKWLTSVPGGITGQHALAFIGVFVAILILSKIISSLFSSLVNKIGLSFFDRLLGAFFGAIRGGLIVVVLSTLFALTDIPKSSEWKDALTKPGIEMAVGLIRNWLPEDWANQLKNATDIRQVP